TAGATTTCTCTTGATGAACTTTCTGTTTTCGCTGTTGTAAGTTGGGAGTATGCTTGTTGGATAGCTGTGGCGATCGCACTCTCTGGTATCAGATTAGCGATTTCCTGTCCTTGTTGTACAATAAACTGTTTAAAAAATGGGTCTTTTTGAGCTTCATTTAGAATCACCTGCTGAATTAGTTCAGCTTGTTGATTGGTAGAAATAGCAACACTTTGACTCTGAAATTGATCCAACAAACTTTGGGCTACAGTCGTTGCTTGAGCTAAATTGCTACCATTAGCTACAAAACTGCGAATCTTACTAGCAGCTTCGTCATAATTAATTTCGCCAGAGCCTGCAAGGTTTGTAATTGTGCTACCAACAATAAAAAAACTATTACCCAAAGGTCTTTTATTTAACGCTTCTGCTTGATTTTCTGCAATGCCGAGAAGTCTATTAAATTGCTGTTCTTTGACAGCCATTAAAGTTTTAATATCATCGTAAATTAGATTGAGTTGTTGTTCAACCTGTTGCCGAGGAATTCCTTCTCTGTATGTTACTTTAACAACCCAAAGATCGCCGCGTTGTTCGACCCCTTTCAATTCTAATCCTAAACCGTCATCATCTAATTGTAATTTACGGAAAGCAAAGCTTAGAGCTTGCCAGTTAATGCCTTCTTTAAAAACTAACTCAACTACCTCTTCTACTTTTTGAAAGAGAGCTTCAAACTCTCCTTTTTCAAAGTTGCGACCAATAGGATACTGATCTGTACCCTCTCCTTTATCATCTAATTGGCGGTAGATATATTCACATTTTACCCCAGCAAAACAAGTCTGAGAATTAACGCTCCAATCTTCAATACAAATTCCTGTTAAATTAGCACCAGTCAAATTTGCTCCTGTAACTTGAGCGCGTACCAAAATACTTCGGCGCAAATCAGCCCCTTGTAAATCTGCTCCATTTAAATTAGTTCCTATTAAAGTAAAATCCCTCATATCTACATCTCGTAAATATGCACCTTGCAAATTCATTCTGCTAAAGTTCGTATCTTTACAATCTTCATTAGTGAGCAGTTTTTGTACCTTAGAGTTAGTTAAATCTAAATATCTATTATCCAGTCTAGCTCTATCCAAACCAGTAACTCGCTTGAAACAAGTCCGGTACAATTTTAGCGCTCTTAAGTCACTATTTGCTAACTGAGAACTAGTAAAATCAACACTACTCAAATCTAAGTTATAAAATGATGTACCACCCCAAGAAGCAACTGCGATCGCCCAATCTCGTAAAAAATATAAATGATTGCGATGTTTATCATTAAAATTTGTTGCAAATAAGTTAATAATTACCATGCCTAAACCTATACCTATACCACCACTTATCGAAATACTTTTTACTAAAAAACTATCCTCTTCTGGTTTATTTTCTAACCAGTGAAACTGATATGCTGCGACAGCAATAATTGTTGCAGAAAACAGGATAACGAAAATTACCCACCCTCGAAGTAAATATTTATTTTGAGGAAATAAAGTTGAGCTTAAAGCAAAAGCAAAGCTACCAGTCAAAATACTAATTGTTGCAAAAAGCATTCCAAATGTAGTGGCGGCTAAGTTTTGAATACTACGATCGATAACTGGTGGAATATCTGGATTTATAGTTGGTAATAAATTAAAATTTGCTAACAATGCTGTTATAAATAAAGCTATAAAAAAACTTATAAATGCTAATTTTAAACCTTGAGCAATACCTCTCCGTATAGTAGTAATTATCCAAAGGCTCACTACGACAATCATCCAAAGTAGTTCTATCCAGCCCTCGCCTTGTATACTTATGTTAAAAAATACATTTGCACCAAAAAATCCAGATACAATACCTGATGTTACATAGAGAACATTTATAAATAAAAGCAGCCAAGCTTTTACTAGTAGTGGTTGACCAGCAATCACACCACGTAATTCCGATTGCAAAGATTCTTGAGAGAAACGCCAACCTCGAATATTTTGTCCGGCTTGAATAAGGCAGGATAAGCGATGAGACTGCATTCTAATTCCACCAAGTAATTTTCGGATTTTACAAAACATTTATGACTATTAATATAACTCCGTCTCGAAGCAAAATATTATACAATTGGTTTTTACCTACCAGATTTTTTAAAAGAAGACTCAAGGTAAGTTCTATACCAATTAACAGTGAGCAAGAAGAATCACTTGAGTCTATTGACCCCAATGAGCTAGTAGAAATTATCAACTCGCGTTTTGATGTTAACCCAACATCGCGGATTAATGCGGTTTTTGGTCATCCAGATTTTTTACCATTTTCTTTTTTAGAACTAGGAGTAAGACGAGGCACTGCTGTATGCCGAATAGTTCGGAATTTTTCTGAACCATTCAGACAAGAAATAGTCAATATAGTTACTGAGTTTGAACAGGAACTTAAAAATAATAATAAAGATATTTTAACTAGGCAAGAAATAGAAGAAATATTCTCAATCTCAGAAAAAGAGCAAGGTTTTGCTGACGATTTTTTTTCTAAAATTGCTCAAGCATCTCCGTCATCTGTGCTTCAAGATCCAGAACGTTTTAGTAAACTGCTACCAATTCCACTTGCGACAGGGTTTTTAGTTGGAAACAGTTATTTACTGACTAATCATCATGTACTTCCAGATGAGCATGTATGTCACGAGATTATAGCCGAATTTGGGTACGATCAAGATGGTCTTGGGCGAAAAATTCCGCCAATAGCATATAAACTTGACACGAATCCAGATACAGGTTTTTTTGAAACTAATGAAAACTTGGATTACACCTTAGTGAAGTTGCAAGATAAACCTGTAGATCCAGACTTCTCTATTTTAGGTCGAGCAGGCGATCGCTTTGGCTGGATTACCTTAGATGAAAACCCAACAAGGATTGCACCGCCTGTAGATGAAGTAAAAATAAAAAATCTTCAACTCGACGGTTTCAAGATTAAAATTCCTCAAGGGAAATCTATGCTAGGAGAGCCTGTTAATATTATTCAGCATCCCAAGGGAAAGCGTAAGCAAGTTATTCTTTCTAGTAACCGAGTTCTAGAAATTTACAAACAATTTGTTCGGTATGAAGCTGATGCTGACTTTAGTTCATCAGGTAGTCCAGTTTTTAATCAACAATGGCAATTAGTGGCATTACATCATGCAGCAGTAGCAGATATAAATGACAGTAATATAACCTTTGAAATAAAAGCAGAAGAAGGTGTGAGAACTTGTGAAATAGTCAAGGATTTAAAAGCAAAAATAGAGCAATATGATGCAGAAGCAAATTTAGGTATTGAACAAAAATCAAATTCAAGAGCGCAAAAAATTCGTACTTTCATCACAAATTTTGTTGACACAGTAGATAAAAAAGCTGAGAACAATCCTACATATCAAGCAACAACTTCTATCTAAATTTCTCTCCATCAAGCTATTATTTGTAATTCAACATCCCAAATTATTGATTTCTTGCTCATAATTGGCAATTTGTTGTCGCAATCGTTCCTGTTCAACTTTGGCATTTCTACGTAATTTTGGATCGCTTGTTAGTCTTTCTTGTTGTTCAAACTCTTCTAGTAATTCTAGTGATTCGCTAAGATGATTGCGAACGCTTTGACAGCGCTGCTGGTTAGTTAATTGGTTAAGCGATGGAGATGGCGAACTAGAAGAATTAACGGTTATGTTGCGAATTTGGTTAGGAGCTTCATTATAGTTAATCGAGCCACTACCAGCAAAGTTTCCAATAGAATTACCAGACATGTTAAAAGAGTTATTAATCGCTGGTTGGTCTGACTCAGGTGTAGAAACTGGAGCCTGACTGCCTGTATGATAGGTAACTAAAGTAATG
This Nostoc sp. KVJ3 DNA region includes the following protein-coding sequences:
- a CDS encoding trypsin-like serine peptidase, translating into MTINITPSRSKILYNWFLPTRFFKRRLKVSSIPINSEQEESLESIDPNELVEIINSRFDVNPTSRINAVFGHPDFLPFSFLELGVRRGTAVCRIVRNFSEPFRQEIVNIVTEFEQELKNNNKDILTRQEIEEIFSISEKEQGFADDFFSKIAQASPSSVLQDPERFSKLLPIPLATGFLVGNSYLLTNHHVLPDEHVCHEIIAEFGYDQDGLGRKIPPIAYKLDTNPDTGFFETNENLDYTLVKLQDKPVDPDFSILGRAGDRFGWITLDENPTRIAPPVDEVKIKNLQLDGFKIKIPQGKSMLGEPVNIIQHPKGKRKQVILSSNRVLEIYKQFVRYEADADFSSSGSPVFNQQWQLVALHHAAVADINDSNITFEIKAEEGVRTCEIVKDLKAKIEQYDAEANLGIEQKSNSRAQKIRTFITNFVDTVDKKAENNPTYQATTSI
- a CDS encoding pentapeptide repeat-containing protein, whose amino-acid sequence is MQSHRLSCLIQAGQNIRGWRFSQESLQSELRGVIAGQPLLVKAWLLLFINVLYVTSGIVSGFFGANVFFNISIQGEGWIELLWMIVVVSLWIITTIRRGIAQGLKLAFISFFIALFITALLANFNLLPTINPDIPPVIDRSIQNLAATTFGMLFATISILTGSFAFALSSTLFPQNKYLLRGWVIFVILFSATIIAVAAYQFHWLENKPEEDSFLVKSISISGGIGIGLGMVIINLFATNFNDKHRNHLYFLRDWAIAVASWGGTSFYNLDLSSVDFTSSQLANSDLRALKLYRTCFKRVTGLDRARLDNRYLDLTNSKVQKLLTNEDCKDTNFSRMNLQGAYLRDVDMRDFTLIGTNLNGADLQGADLRRSILVRAQVTGANLTGANLTGICIEDWSVNSQTCFAGVKCEYIYRQLDDKGEGTDQYPIGRNFEKGEFEALFQKVEEVVELVFKEGINWQALSFAFRKLQLDDDGLGLELKGVEQRGDLWVVKVTYREGIPRQQVEQQLNLIYDDIKTLMAVKEQQFNRLLGIAENQAEALNKRPLGNSFFIVGSTITNLAGSGEINYDEAASKIRSFVANGSNLAQATTVAQSLLDQFQSQSVAISTNQQAELIQQVILNEAQKDPFFKQFIVQQGQEIANLIPESAIATAIQQAYSQLTTAKTESSSREI